A stretch of Schistocerca nitens isolate TAMUIC-IGC-003100 chromosome 6, iqSchNite1.1, whole genome shotgun sequence DNA encodes these proteins:
- the LOC126263606 gene encoding uncharacterized protein LOC126263606: protein MGGRKSWGGAGGGGAPEVGGRRRWGAPEVGGGAGGGGGAGGGGAPEVRGRRRCGGAGGAGAPEVGGRRRVVDPLGGGRRETENGAAREGERGGARGRTGRRERENGAAREGERGGARGRTGRRERENGAAREGERGGARGRTGRRERENGAAREGERGGARGRTGRRERENGAAREGERGGARGRTGRRERENGAAREGERGGARGRTGRRERENGAAREGERGGARGRTGRRERENGAAREGERGGARGRTGRRERENGAAREGERGGARGRTGRRERENGAAREGERGGARGRTGRRERENGAAREGERGGARGRTGRRERENGAAREGERGGARGRTGRRERENGAAREGERGGARGRTGRRERENGAAREGERGGARGRTGRRETERVN from the exons ATGGGGGGGCGCAAGAGTTGGGGGGGCGCCGGAGGTGGGGGGGCGCCGGAGGTGGGGGGGCGCCGGAGGTGGGGGGCGCCGGAGGTGGGGGGGGGCGCCGGAGGTGGGGGGGGCGCCGGAGGTGGGGGGGCGCCGGAGGTGCGGGGGCGCCGGAGGTGCGGGGGCGCCGGAGGTGCGGGGGCGCCGGAGGTGGGGGGGCGCCGGAG agttgtggaccccctgggaggGGGGCGGCGCGAGACGGAgaacggggcggcgcgagagggagaacggggcggcgcgagagggagaacggggcggcgcgagagggagaacggggcggcgcgagagggagaacggggcggcgcgagagggagaacggggcggcgcgagagggagaacggggcggcgcgagagggagaacggggcggcgcgagagggagaacggggcggcgcgagagggagaacggggcggcgcgagagggagaacggggcggcgcgagagggagaacggggcggcgcgagagggagaacggggcggcgcgagagggagaacggggcggcgcgagagggagaacggggcggcgcgagagggagaacggggcggcgcgagagggagaacggggcggcgcgagagggagaacggggcggcgcgagagggagaacggggcggcgcgagagggagaacggggcggcgcgagagggagaacggggcggcgcgagagggagaacggggcggcgcgagagggagaacggggcggcgcgagagggagaacggggcggcgcgagagggagaacggggcggcgcgagagggagaacggggcggcgcgagagggagaacggggcggcgcgagagggagaacggggcggcgcgagagggggaacggggcggcgcgagagggagaacggggcggcgcgagagggagaacggggcggcgcgagagggagaacggggcggcgcgagagggagaacggggcggcgcgagagggagaacggggcggcgcgagagggagaacggggcggcgcgagagggagaacggggcggcgcgagagggagaacggggcggcgcgagagggagaacggggcggcgcgagagggagaacggggcggcgcgagagggagaacggggcggcgcgagagggagaacgGGGTGGCGCGAGAGGGAGAACGGGGCGGCGCGAGACGGAGAGAGTCAACTAA